In one window of Thermodesulfobacteriota bacterium DNA:
- the rplK gene encoding 50S ribosomal protein L11 — protein sequence MAKKVTGQVKLQIPAGKANPSPPVGPALGQHGVNIMEFCKTFNARTQAQDGMIIPVVITVYSDRSFSFITKTPPASVLLLKAAGVEKGSKEPNKTKVAKVTKKQVEDIAKLKMPDLTAGSLEAAIKTVEGTARSMGITVEG from the coding sequence ATGGCAAAAAAGGTAACAGGACAGGTAAAGCTCCAGATACCTGCCGGCAAGGCGAACCCTTCGCCCCCGGTCGGCCCGGCGCTCGGCCAGCACGGCGTCAACATAATGGAGTTCTGCAAGACGTTCAACGCCAGGACCCAGGCCCAGGACGGTATGATCATACCGGTGGTCATAACCGTATACTCCGACAGGTCGTTCTCGTTCATAACCAAGACCCCCCCAGCTTCCGTGCTGCTTTTGAAGGCCGCAGGCGTCGAGAAGGGCTCGAAGGAGCCCAACAAGACGAAGGTGGCCAAGGTAACGAAGAAGCAGGTAGAGGACATAGCCAAGCTCAAGATGCCGGACCTGACGGCAGGGAGCCTCGAAGCGGCGATAAAGACCGTCGAGGGCACCGCGCGGAGCATGGGCATCACGGTGGAGGGTTAG
- the rpmG gene encoding 50S ribosomal protein L33 — protein MRDIITLACTECKRRNYSTTKNKKTTPDRLELKKFCKFCQKHTVHRETK, from the coding sequence ATGAGGGACATAATAACCCTGGCCTGCACCGAGTGCAAGCGCAGGAATTATTCGACTACCAAGAACAAGAAGACCACGCCCGACAGGCTTGAGCTCAAGAAATTCTGCAAGTTCTGCCAGAAGCACACGGTGCACAGGGAGACAAAGTAG
- the rplA gene encoding 50S ribosomal protein L1 codes for MGKRYEAAKAKVDADKAYELEEGFTLVPETICAKFDETVEVSGRLGVDPKHPDQMVRGTVVLPHGIGKTVRVLVFAKGEKAVEAQEAGADYVGAEDLLEKVSKGWLDFDAIVATPDIMGAVGKLGKVLGPRGLMPNPKLGTVTFEVKKAVSDLKAGKVEFRVDKAGNIHVPVGKASFGAVKLKENFLALMEAIVKAKPAASKGTYLRSLFLSTTMGPSIRLNPVEVRNLFK; via the coding sequence ATGGGAAAGAGATACGAGGCAGCCAAGGCGAAGGTAGATGCCGATAAGGCTTACGAATTAGAAGAGGGTTTCACGCTGGTCCCCGAGACCATATGCGCAAAGTTCGACGAGACGGTCGAGGTCTCGGGCAGGCTCGGGGTCGACCCCAAGCACCCTGACCAGATGGTGAGGGGCACTGTCGTCCTACCGCACGGCATAGGGAAGACCGTCCGTGTGCTGGTCTTCGCCAAGGGCGAGAAGGCCGTTGAGGCCCAGGAGGCCGGGGCCGATTACGTCGGCGCCGAGGACCTCCTTGAGAAGGTATCCAAGGGCTGGCTGGACTTCGACGCGATTGTGGCGACTCCTGACATAATGGGCGCGGTCGGAAAGCTCGGAAAGGTGCTGGGCCCCAGGGGGCTCATGCCGAACCCCAAGCTCGGCACCGTTACATTCGAGGTCAAAAAGGCGGTTTCCGACCTCAAGGCCGGAAAGGTCGAGTTCAGGGTGGACAAGGCCGGGAACATCCACGTGCCGGTCGGGAAGGCTTCCTTCGGCGCCGTTAAGCTCAAGGAGAACTTCCTCGCGCTCATGGAGGCCATCGTAAAGGCAAAGCCCGCGGCGAGCAAGGGCACTTATTTGAGGAGCCTTTTCCTCTCCACGACCATGGGCCCGAGCATCAGGCTCAACCCTGTCGAGGTAAGGAACCTCTTTAAGTAG
- the secE gene encoding preprotein translocase subunit SecE translates to MEKIDKAKEFLAEARQEIKKVTWPTRQQTMTSTWVVLAVTFILALFLGLVDMAFAKLVGLILK, encoded by the coding sequence ATGGAAAAGATAGACAAGGCTAAAGAGTTTCTGGCCGAAGCCAGGCAGGAAATAAAGAAGGTAACCTGGCCCACGAGGCAGCAGACCATGACCTCCACCTGGGTGGTGCTCGCGGTCACGTTCATCCTCGCTTTGTTCCTCGGCCTGGTGGACATGGCTTTCGCGAAACTGGTCGGCCTGATATTGAAATAA
- the nusG gene encoding transcription termination/antitermination protein NusG: MGRKWYVVHTYSGYENKVKAALEEKIKTSGREELFGEVLVPSEKVVDMVKGQKRTTSRKFFPGYILINMELNDETWHLVKGIPKVTGFVGGQETPPTISEEEVHKITRQMEEGAVKPKPKVSFERGENVRVIDGPFTNFTGVVEEVKPDKGKLRVLVSIFGRATPVELDFVQVEKS, encoded by the coding sequence ATGGGGAGAAAGTGGTACGTAGTCCATACCTATTCCGGGTATGAGAACAAGGTAAAGGCCGCGCTGGAGGAGAAGATAAAGACCTCCGGCAGGGAAGAGCTTTTCGGAGAGGTGCTTGTCCCTTCCGAAAAGGTAGTGGACATGGTAAAGGGCCAGAAAAGGACCACTTCGCGCAAGTTCTTCCCCGGCTACATCCTCATCAATATGGAGCTTAACGACGAGACCTGGCATCTCGTCAAGGGCATTCCCAAGGTGACCGGGTTCGTGGGCGGGCAGGAGACGCCTCCGACCATCTCCGAGGAGGAGGTCCACAAGATTACCCGCCAGATGGAAGAGGGCGCCGTAAAGCCGAAGCCCAAGGTGAGCTTCGAAAGGGGCGAGAACGTGAGGGTCATCGACGGCCCGTTCACCAACTTCACTGGTGTCGTGGAGGAAGTGAAGCCCGACAAAGGGAAGCTACGCGTTCTGGTGAGCATATTCGGCAGGGCCACCCCTGTCGAGCTGGATTTCGTACAGGTCGAGAAGTCCTGA